The following is a genomic window from Pseudoalteromonas rubra.
CAATCAGTTGTCCGGCCGCGATCCAGCTGCGTCTTTGCCCCAGCCATTTCGTCAGCAATGGCAGACGAACCCGATCCAGCAGCGGGGACCACAAGAAGTTGATGGTGTAGGCACTGAACACAATGCCGAATAACCCTATCATGCTGCGGCTAAGCCCTTCGTCTTTAAGCCAGGCAGACATCACTGAGCCAATTAAAACCCAGGGGAAGCCCTGACTGACCCCAAAAGCAAAGACCGTGAGCAGGCGTTTATCGCGATAGTAGCTGGCATAGTCACGCAGGCTGGATGAAATGATCATAGTGTTTTCCAATCCAATATCGCCCTGTTATGGAGCAAGGCGATACTGATAAGTGATTACTCGAAGGTCTCTTCCGGCAGCATTTCTATGCTGTGGATGATCACAGGTGTTTTGGGGATAAAGGTATAGCCCAGCTTTTTGTTGTAGTCTGTCTCGACTTGCATGATTTTGTCGAGTGTATCGAAGCCATCCGCGACATTACCAAATACTGCAAAACCCCATCCGCGCCCGGGGTTAAGGTGGTCATTGTCATCCATATTAAAAAAGAACTGGCGGGTCCCTGAATGTGGCTTATTGTCCTGATAAGCCATGGCAATGGTGTACATATTATTTTTCAGGCCGTTGCCGCTCTCGTTAAAGATTGCGGGACGCTCGAACATGCCATCATAGTCTTTATCATAGCCACCGCCCTGGATCACGAAATCACGCTCGTTGGCTTCGTCCCGCTCTACCCGGTGAAAGACAGATCCTTTATAGTCACCGTTGATCACGTAAGTGAGAAAGTTATTGACTGTGATCGGGGCACGGGAGCGATCCAGTTCTACGATCACTTTGCCCAGTGAGGTATTGAGCTGAACTTTAGGAAACAGGTTATCTTTTTGGACAAAGCGCCCTTCTTTATTGTTCGCAAATGAGAAACTACTCGTCAGTAGTAATGTCAACAGGATCAGGATACGGAGCATAGCTTAGCCTTTTATTGTTGCAAAAAGTTGATTAATTCTTTATCCGACAGCATGCGAGTGACCACCTGCTCAGCAAGGCGGTTTAGTTGCCCCTCTACCTGAGATTGGTCATGTTTTAGTGGTTTACTGAATATTGCTTCACCAGTGAAGGGCTTGGTAAATGTGCGTTGCCCTTTACTTGCTTCTATAACAAATTCGGCCTGTGCTGTACTTTCATGGCGACTGAGCGTTTCATCAACTTTGGCAATAAAGGTGCGAATGCGCAGTGTCAGCTGAGTATCGCTTTGTGATGACAGCGTCACCCCGTTGGCCTCAAGTGCCTGAGCCAATAGTTTGTTTAAGATGACAGGCAGCTCTGCATTCGGAAGGTAAACCGCAGGCTCTTGCTCCAGTACTTTAATGGTGAACTTGGTTGTTCGATTGTCGATCACCTTAATTGCCAGGGTTTGCGATAACTGGCTGATATTACCACCCTGATAGCTGGGGTTAAGGATCACAGTTTTAGGTGCACTGCTGCACCCCGCGAGTAAACTGAGGGCTGCACCAAAGAGAGATGCAGAAAATGCTAAGCGCATGATTAGCTCCTTTTAATAGAACTTAATACGGTAAACTTTTTATTATTGCCTATCACCTTACAATTCCCGAACAGGCGCTGCAACTTATCAAGGTAATCAAGGTGGCGATTGCCAATGATCCGCAATTCTCCGCCATTTCTCAGCGTATGTTTAGCTTGTAAGAACATTTGCCAGGCAATGTGATCGGTAATGGCCTGTGCCTGATGAAACGGGGGGTTGCATAACACCAGATCGGTGGAGTTAGGCGAAAAATCACTGAGACAATCATTTTGCATAAACTGGCAGTCACCTACTCTGTCCGGGAGGTTGTGACTGACGTTTTCGCGAGCACTGGCAACGGCCATGGCGGATTCATCGACAAATGTAACCTGTGCATTTGGCATCCGCGCCAGTGTTTGCAAGCCAATGACGCCGTTTCCGCAGCCCAGATCTATCACCCGCAGTGGTTTTTTACCTGCCGGCAGATAGTTCATAAAGAACCGGGCGCCGATATCCAGAGAGTCACGGGAGAATACATTGGCATGGTTATGTATTGTGAAAGGGGTGTTTTCCAGCGCCCAGCTAACCGGAAACTTATCGGTCACGGGTTTGTCGGTGGTGGTACAAAAGATTAATCGGGACTTTTTAACCGCCAGACTGGTGGTAGGCGGTTGCATAAAGTGACTGAAACTCTTTAGCGTTGAAGTATGAATTTCTTTGGCTTTACCCGCTGCCACAATCGGGATACCCGCGGCGAGGTGGCTGAGTTGGGATAACTGATGTTGCAGCAGTCCGGCATTTTTTGGCACCTTTATGAGGATCAGGTCGCACTGTTCCGGCAAGGTTGCGAGACTATCTAGCTGAGTGAGTTTAGTTTCATCCAGTACCCACTCCAGCTGGTTTTCTGCCAGATTGTGGCGGGTTGCCTGTTGCGCCACAAAAGAATCACTGACCTGAGTAATATGCCACTGCGCGTGATCTTTTAGCCGTGCAGCCAGCGTACAGCTTAATGCGCCAAAGGCATCATTCAGAATTAGGATATCGCGTGCATCCGGATAGGCTGTGGTAATATGATCCAGCAGATATTCGTCGGCCGCATCCCAGGCTTGCAGACTACGGTTTTTTTGCTCAAGGGGAAAACGATGCAGGGTCAGAGCCGTGCCAGCCAATACAGCGTCGGTGATCATGATGGGGTGAATCTCACTCAAGGTTGGTGCTATCACCTTGCACACTAGCAAAGCGCAGCAGAACTAACAGAACACGTAATATAGCATGTCGAGACTGAACAAAGAATGTTTGCCGGGGCAAACACCACAATTGCCGCCGGGTTTTGAATACCTGCCAGCCTGTCTGAGCTTTGAAAAAAGCCTTGCGCTTTATACCCATCTGGCGTCCTCCTTGGATTGGCAACAGCCCACGATTACCTTGTTTGGTCGTACTACACCGATCCCCAGATTACAGTGTTTTATTGCCGATAAGTCTGTGTCATATGGTTATTCGGGCACTGTGCTTGAGAATGCCCCCTGGCCGGATGTACTCAGCGCCATGCGTGCACGCCTGAGTCGCCAGTTTGGTCACGACTTTAATGCACTGCTTGTTAACTGGTATCGGGATGGGCAGGACAGCATGGGCTGGCACAGTGACGATGAAGCTGAGCTTGGAATTAATCCGACGATTTTTTCTATGTCGCTGGGGGCGACGCGCAATTTCAAAATTCGTCATAAGCAGACACAGGAAACCCTGACTTTGCCTTTGCCGACGGGAAGCGGGTTACTGATGACGGGGCGCAGTCAGCATGACTATCAGCATGCATTGCCGAAACAAGCACGCGTCACCCAGGGGCGGATCAACCTGACATTCAGAACAGTTGGTTAATGGTGCATAAGTGCGTATAGTATGAGCTAAATTTTCTCCGCATCGGGAGTGAGTTATGTCAATGCAACAACAAATCTACAGTAAGCTCGCAGACGCCATCGCGTGCAAACATCTCAATGTTATTAACGAAAGTCATATGCACAGCCGGGGTAGCGAGTCACATTTCAAAGTGATTGCTGTCAGCGAAAAATTCGCGGGACAGCGTTTATTACAACGTCATCGCTTGATTAATGAGGTATTAAAAGAGGAGTTGGCACATCATATTCATGCGCTGGCCATTCATACTTATACCCCGGAAGAATACGCTGAACAGCATGGCGAAGTCCCTGATTCACCGAGCTGTCTGGGCGGCTCGAAATTTGATAGTGAGTGATCAGACCTGTGTTTGCAGGATCTGCATTTAAACTAACGCAGTTTTCATAATACAGAATATGTAGGAATAGACATGGTCATCAAACCTAAGATCCGTGGTTTTATCTGTACCAATGCTCACCCGGTGGGCTGTGCTGAGCACGTAAAAGAACAAATTGCTTATGTTAAGGCGCAGGGCCCAATACATAATGGCCCTAAAAATGTCCTGGTGATCGGTGCCTCTACCGGTTATGGCCTGGCTTCTCGTATCACCGCTGCTTTTGGCGCTGGTGCAAAAACACTGGGTATCTTCTTCGAAAAAGAAGGTACAGAGAAAAAGCCTGCGTCAGCGGGTTGGTATAATACCGCAGCATTTCAGCAAGCCGCTGATGAGGCTGGCCTGTGGTCAAAGAACATCAATGGTGATGCATTCTCGGATGAGCTAAAAGCCAAAGCGATTGAGACCATCAAGGCCGAAATGGGCAAAGTTGATTTGATCATCTACAGTCTGGCATCGCCGCGCCGTACTGATCCTAAATCGGGCGAGACCTTTTCATCGGTGCTTAAGCCAATTGGTCAAACCATCACAACCAAGAACCTGAATACCTCTAAGCGGATCATTGATGAAGTGACCGTTGAAGCGGCCAATGAAGAAGAAATCGCCAATACCGTGAAAGTGATGGGCGGTGAAGATTGGGAGTTGTGGCTGGAAGCACTGAAAGAAGCGGATGTGCTTGCTGAAGGGTTTAAAACCACGGCATACACTTATATCGGTAAAGAGCTGACCTGGCCTATCTATGGTCATGCGACCATAGGTAAAGCCAAAGAAGACCTGGATCGCGCGACAGATGCAATTAAAGCCTCAACTGCGCACTTAAACGGTGAAGCCTATGTTGCTTCATTGAATGCGGTCGTGACTCAGGCAAGCTCTGCTATCCCAATTATGCCTCTGTATATCTCTACTTTGTTCAAAGTGACCAAAGAAGACGGTACCTACGAAGGGACAATTGAGCAGATCCAAGGGTTGTTCAGTGAAAACCTGTACGGAGAGACCCCACGCTTTGATGACGGTGGTCACCTGTTCCAAAACTACAAAGAGCTGGAAGACGGGGTTCAGGCGCGCATTAAAGTGATCTGGGATAAAGTCGACACAGACAGTATCGATGAGCTGACTGATTACGCCGGTTATCACAATGAATTCCTGAAGCTATTTGGCTTTGGCATCGAGTCCGTTGACTATGATGCAGACGTGGATACGGCGGTTAAGATTAACCACCTAATCTAGTCGTCAGACGGACGAAATCACTGATTTCGTCCGTTTCATTGCGCGCTCCTCATTAAGAAAACGCCCCCCAGCAGGACTGTCAATTTCTCATCAATACCACTTTGGTCTATATTTAGATTCTTGCAGTGACACCTGATGAACTAAATCCATTGTTAAGTCGTATTATTTTCATATTTCCACTCGCATAGTCAGTACGATTAATGTTAAAATTGCGGAAATATGTAAGGACTATATACCACGGTGCTGGTTCCCGTTGCGGACAGGTTGGCCCGACTTTGTGTATGTTGTGCCAGCTCTTTGACTCCAATACAACTCAGAGAATAGTGCCGTGGTAAGTAAAGATTTATCAATTTCTTTCCGTTAATGTAATGCAAGTGCGTATGATCAACATAAAAAAAGGTCTGGACTTACCCAT
Proteins encoded in this region:
- a CDS encoding peptidylprolyl isomerase; amino-acid sequence: MLRILILLTLLLTSSFSFANNKEGRFVQKDNLFPKVQLNTSLGKVIVELDRSRAPITVNNFLTYVINGDYKGSVFHRVERDEANERDFVIQGGGYDKDYDGMFERPAIFNESGNGLKNNMYTIAMAYQDNKPHSGTRQFFFNMDDNDHLNPGRGWGFAVFGNVADGFDTLDKIMQVETDYNKKLGYTFIPKTPVIIHSIEMLPEETFE
- a CDS encoding YajG family lipoprotein, giving the protein MRLAFSASLFGAALSLLAGCSSAPKTVILNPSYQGGNISQLSQTLAIKVIDNRTTKFTIKVLEQEPAVYLPNAELPVILNKLLAQALEANGVTLSSQSDTQLTLRIRTFIAKVDETLSRHESTAQAEFVIEASKGQRTFTKPFTGEAIFSKPLKHDQSQVEGQLNRLAEQVVTRMLSDKELINFLQQ
- a CDS encoding methyltransferase; this translates as MITDAVLAGTALTLHRFPLEQKNRSLQAWDAADEYLLDHITTAYPDARDILILNDAFGALSCTLAARLKDHAQWHITQVSDSFVAQQATRHNLAENQLEWVLDETKLTQLDSLATLPEQCDLILIKVPKNAGLLQHQLSQLSHLAAGIPIVAAGKAKEIHTSTLKSFSHFMQPPTTSLAVKKSRLIFCTTTDKPVTDKFPVSWALENTPFTIHNHANVFSRDSLDIGARFFMNYLPAGKKPLRVIDLGCGNGVIGLQTLARMPNAQVTFVDESAMAVASARENVSHNLPDRVGDCQFMQNDCLSDFSPNSTDLVLCNPPFHQAQAITDHIAWQMFLQAKHTLRNGGELRIIGNRHLDYLDKLQRLFGNCKVIGNNKKFTVLSSIKRS
- a CDS encoding alpha-ketoglutarate-dependent dioxygenase AlkB family protein translates to MSRLNKECLPGQTPQLPPGFEYLPACLSFEKSLALYTHLASSLDWQQPTITLFGRTTPIPRLQCFIADKSVSYGYSGTVLENAPWPDVLSAMRARLSRQFGHDFNALLVNWYRDGQDSMGWHSDDEAELGINPTIFSMSLGATRNFKIRHKQTQETLTLPLPTGSGLLMTGRSQHDYQHALPKQARVTQGRINLTFRTVG
- a CDS encoding BolA family protein encodes the protein MSMQQQIYSKLADAIACKHLNVINESHMHSRGSESHFKVIAVSEKFAGQRLLQRHRLINEVLKEELAHHIHALAIHTYTPEEYAEQHGEVPDSPSCLGGSKFDSE
- the fabV gene encoding enoyl-ACP reductase FabV codes for the protein MVIKPKIRGFICTNAHPVGCAEHVKEQIAYVKAQGPIHNGPKNVLVIGASTGYGLASRITAAFGAGAKTLGIFFEKEGTEKKPASAGWYNTAAFQQAADEAGLWSKNINGDAFSDELKAKAIETIKAEMGKVDLIIYSLASPRRTDPKSGETFSSVLKPIGQTITTKNLNTSKRIIDEVTVEAANEEEIANTVKVMGGEDWELWLEALKEADVLAEGFKTTAYTYIGKELTWPIYGHATIGKAKEDLDRATDAIKASTAHLNGEAYVASLNAVVTQASSAIPIMPLYISTLFKVTKEDGTYEGTIEQIQGLFSENLYGETPRFDDGGHLFQNYKELEDGVQARIKVIWDKVDTDSIDELTDYAGYHNEFLKLFGFGIESVDYDADVDTAVKINHLI